From the Paenibacillus sp. FSL H8-0548 genome, one window contains:
- a CDS encoding phosphatidate cytidylyltransferase, translated as MRQRIITGVIAGALFIGLTIVGGWLFTTLLVLLALIGFTEYARMNNVAWSHPSSLLGYVGVLLFVLPWSEWGIAIPSALTILWMLAFLLLALTVITKNRTTIDGAALMLLGALYVGYGFAAMGEVRQIEQHGLFWTSLAFGCIWASDIGAYFMGRAFGKTKLWPSISPNKTIEGALGGVLFSLIVAVVFALIVPENIELSKALLVGLIAAVAGQFGDLIQSAYKRVRNIKDTGTLLPGHGGVLDRCDSWLIVFPLLVLTELLPL; from the coding sequence TTGAGACAAAGAATAATTACCGGAGTTATTGCAGGAGCGTTGTTCATCGGTCTAACGATAGTAGGAGGGTGGCTATTTACTACTCTTCTTGTATTGCTGGCTTTAATTGGCTTTACTGAATATGCGCGCATGAATAATGTAGCATGGTCGCATCCGTCCTCTTTGCTCGGGTATGTGGGTGTGCTGCTTTTTGTGCTTCCATGGTCAGAGTGGGGGATTGCAATACCATCGGCGCTCACTATTTTGTGGATGCTAGCTTTCTTATTGCTTGCTTTAACCGTAATTACAAAAAATAGAACGACAATTGACGGCGCCGCACTTATGTTGCTAGGCGCTTTATATGTTGGTTATGGCTTTGCAGCAATGGGCGAGGTTCGTCAAATTGAGCAGCATGGACTATTTTGGACTTCATTGGCTTTTGGCTGCATTTGGGCATCGGATATTGGTGCCTATTTTATGGGACGAGCTTTTGGGAAAACAAAGCTTTGGCCGTCTATTAGTCCTAACAAAACGATTGAGGGCGCTTTAGGAGGCGTTTTATTTTCCTTGATTGTGGCTGTTGTTTTTGCTTTGATTGTTCCTGAGAATATTGAATTGTCAAAAGCGTTGCTAGTTGGTTTGATAGCTGCGGTGGCAGGTCAATTCGGTGATCTGATCCAATCTGCTTATAAGCGAGTGCGAAATATAAAGGATACAGGCACTTTGTTACCGGGACACGGTGGCGTGCTTGACCGATGCGACAGCTGGCTAATTGTTTTCCCGCTGTTAGTACTGACAGAGCTGCTGCCCTTATAA
- a CDS encoding 1-deoxy-D-xylulose-5-phosphate reductoisomerase has product MKKISILGSTGSIGTQTLDIISHDPDRYKVVGLSAGSNVDLLIEQAKLFKPELVSMASKSDAEAVQAHLPSSTKVVYGEDGLIEIAAGTDADVVVTAIMGSRGLPATLAAIEAGKTIGLANKETLVTAGHIVMERARQRGVSILPIDSEHSAIFQCLNGENRKSIKQITLTASGGSFRDRSREQLEGVTVNEALNHPNWSMGAKITIDSATMVNKGLEVIEARWLFDVTYDQIDVIIHPESIIHSYVEFTDHSVIAQMGLPDMRVPIQYALSYPERNETPTNRLNLAEIGKLHFREMDFARYPCLKLAFECGRLGHSAPAVFNAANEVAVARFLKGEITFLDIERVLETVVDRHVVIEINDLQMIAEVDAWARQLAESV; this is encoded by the coding sequence ATGAAAAAGATAAGTATCTTAGGCTCAACAGGTTCAATTGGAACACAAACGCTAGATATTATTTCCCATGATCCTGACCGTTATAAGGTTGTTGGACTATCTGCAGGATCAAATGTTGATTTGCTGATTGAGCAGGCGAAGCTTTTTAAGCCGGAGCTCGTTAGCATGGCATCCAAATCTGATGCTGAAGCCGTACAAGCCCATCTGCCGAGCAGTACAAAGGTTGTCTATGGGGAAGATGGTTTGATTGAAATAGCGGCTGGTACGGACGCTGACGTGGTTGTAACTGCAATCATGGGAAGCAGGGGCTTGCCAGCAACGCTAGCTGCAATCGAAGCAGGCAAAACCATTGGCTTAGCTAATAAAGAGACGCTCGTTACGGCAGGGCATATCGTAATGGAACGTGCGCGTCAGCGCGGTGTATCCATTTTACCTATTGATAGTGAGCATTCTGCCATATTCCAGTGTTTGAATGGTGAAAATAGAAAATCGATCAAGCAAATCACGTTGACCGCATCGGGCGGATCATTCCGTGATCGCTCTAGGGAGCAGCTCGAAGGCGTGACGGTTAATGAGGCACTTAATCATCCGAACTGGTCTATGGGTGCGAAAATAACGATTGATTCAGCCACGATGGTAAACAAAGGTCTTGAGGTTATTGAAGCAAGATGGCTGTTCGATGTTACATACGATCAAATAGATGTCATTATTCATCCGGAGAGCATCATTCATTCTTATGTGGAATTTACCGATCATAGTGTAATTGCGCAAATGGGACTGCCTGATATGCGCGTACCTATTCAGTACGCGCTATCTTATCCAGAGCGAAATGAAACGCCAACCAATAGACTAAATCTTGCGGAAATTGGCAAGCTGCATTTTCGAGAGATGGATTTTGCAAGATATCCCTGCTTGAAGCTCGCCTTCGAATGTGGACGTCTAGGCCATTCCGCGCCAGCTGTATTTAATGCGGCTAATGAGGTTGCTGTAGCACGATTTTTGAAAGGCGAGATTACATTTCTGGATATTGAGCGAGTACTAGAAACAGTGGTCGATCGACATGTTGTCATTGAAATCAATGATTTGCAAATGATTGCAGAAGTGGACGCTTGGGCACGCCAGCTGGCAGAATCCGTATAA
- the pyrH gene encoding UMP kinase encodes MEHPVYKRIVLKVSGESLSGQEGYGIEATVISSIAEQVKEVVALGIEVAIVVGGGNIWRGIAGSAKGIDRATADYMGMLATLMNSLALQDALEQIDVPTRVQTSIAMQQIAEPYIRRRAIRHLEKGRVVIFAAGTGNPFFSTDTTAALRAAEIEAEVILMAKNKVDGVYSADPFKDETAQKFEELTYLDMLNRNLGVMDSTAASLCMDNNIPLIVFAITEKGNIKRVVLGEKIGTIVRGSAK; translated from the coding sequence TTGGAGCATCCTGTGTACAAACGTATAGTCTTGAAGGTTAGCGGTGAATCATTGTCTGGGCAAGAAGGTTATGGCATAGAAGCTACTGTCATATCTTCTATAGCAGAGCAAGTGAAGGAAGTCGTTGCACTTGGTATAGAAGTAGCTATTGTCGTCGGCGGAGGCAACATTTGGCGCGGAATTGCAGGTTCTGCAAAAGGTATTGACCGTGCTACTGCTGATTATATGGGAATGCTTGCTACTCTTATGAACTCGCTAGCACTTCAAGATGCGCTGGAACAAATCGATGTACCAACTCGCGTACAAACGTCGATCGCAATGCAGCAAATTGCTGAACCGTACATTAGACGACGTGCTATTCGTCATTTGGAAAAAGGACGTGTCGTCATTTTTGCAGCGGGTACCGGCAATCCGTTCTTCTCCACAGATACGACTGCGGCGCTTCGCGCTGCTGAGATTGAAGCGGAAGTTATTTTGATGGCTAAGAACAAAGTGGACGGCGTATACTCCGCAGATCCATTTAAAGATGAAACAGCTCAAAAATTTGAGGAGCTTACATACCTCGATATGCTAAACCGTAATTTAGGTGTTATGGATTCAACTGCAGCCTCACTTTGCATGGACAACAATATTCCTCTGATCGTATTTGCGATTACAGAGAAAGGGAATATTAAACGTGTCGTACTGGGTGAGAAAATCGGAACGATAGTGAGAGGAAGTGCGAAATAA
- the tsf gene encoding translation elongation factor Ts, translating into MAVSASAVKELRERTGAGMLDCKKALDETNNDVDKAIALLREKGLAAAANKAGRIATEGVVESYIHAGGRIGVIVEVNCETDFVAKTDQFRDFARDVAMQIAAANPKFVRREEVSAEEIEKEREILKAQALNEGKPEKIVEKMVEGRISKYYEEFCLLEQSFIKDPDKTIATLLNEKINKIGENISIRRFVRYELGEGLEKKVDNFVEEVMAQVKK; encoded by the coding sequence ATGGCAGTTAGTGCTAGCGCAGTAAAAGAGCTACGTGAAAGAACAGGAGCAGGGATGCTTGATTGCAAGAAAGCTTTGGACGAAACAAACAACGATGTTGACAAAGCGATCGCTTTGCTTCGTGAAAAAGGTTTGGCAGCAGCAGCAAATAAAGCTGGTCGTATTGCAACTGAAGGTGTAGTTGAATCGTATATCCACGCAGGCGGTCGTATCGGCGTAATCGTAGAAGTTAACTGCGAAACTGATTTTGTTGCAAAAACGGATCAATTCCGTGATTTTGCAAGAGACGTTGCTATGCAAATCGCAGCAGCTAACCCTAAATTTGTTCGTCGTGAAGAAGTTTCAGCAGAAGAGATTGAAAAAGAACGCGAAATCTTGAAAGCTCAAGCACTTAACGAAGGCAAACCTGAAAAAATCGTTGAAAAAATGGTTGAAGGCCGTATTTCCAAATATTACGAGGAATTTTGTTTGCTAGAGCAGTCTTTCATCAAAGACCCAGACAAAACAATCGCGACTTTGCTTAATGAGAAAATCAACAAAATTGGTGAAAACATTTCCATCCGTCGCTTTGTTCGTTATGAGCTTGGTGAAGGTCTAGAGAAAAAAGTAGACAACTTTGTTGAAGAAGTAATGGCTCAAGTAAAAAAATAA
- the frr gene encoding ribosome recycling factor, with protein MPQEIKKNAEERMEKAISALKRDLSSLRAGKANPSLLDRIQVEYYGAMTPVNQLANINTPDSRTLFIQPWDKTSISAIEKAIMKSDLGLTPSNDGTAIRISIPPLTEERRADLVKMSKKFGEEAKVAIRNIRRDANEGVKKLEKTSISEDESRGHQEDIQKATDKFIAAVDKVLVDKEKEIMEV; from the coding sequence ATGCCACAAGAAATCAAAAAAAATGCCGAAGAACGTATGGAAAAAGCGATTTCTGCACTAAAACGTGATTTATCCTCGTTGCGCGCTGGTAAAGCTAATCCTTCGTTACTAGATCGCATTCAAGTTGAATATTATGGGGCTATGACGCCTGTTAATCAATTAGCTAACATTAATACACCTGACTCACGTACATTGTTTATTCAACCGTGGGACAAAACGTCAATCTCTGCAATTGAGAAGGCGATCATGAAATCGGATCTTGGTCTAACACCGTCTAACGATGGAACGGCGATTCGTATTTCTATTCCTCCGCTTACGGAAGAGCGTCGTGCTGACCTTGTGAAAATGTCGAAGAAATTCGGTGAAGAAGCAAAGGTAGCTATTCGCAATATTCGCCGTGATGCGAATGAGGGTGTTAAAAAACTCGAAAAAACATCGATTTCTGAAGATGAGTCACGTGGTCATCAGGAAGACATCCAAAAAGCAACAGATAAATTTATCGCTGCTGTCGATAAAGTGTTGGTTGATAAAGAAAAAGAAATTATGGAAGTATAA
- a CDS encoding isoprenyl transferase yields the protein MIERLWAKLGKSSLQPTDSMALENVPEHVAIIMDGNGRWAKDRGLPRMAGHHSGMKAVKRITMAADRLGVKYLTLYAFSTENWKRPKAEVDFLMKLPQQFLEIELEELIANNVQVRMMGHKEELPSFTISAVEEAIVKTANNTGLVLNFALNYGSRMEMLDAVKNIAAEVQQGRLAIDDIDDKVMADRLLTSGMPDPDLLIRTSGELRLSNFMMWQLAYSELWFTDVYWPEFTETHFQEAILEYQRRARRYGGL from the coding sequence ATGATCGAGCGACTTTGGGCCAAACTAGGCAAATCGTCCTTACAGCCGACTGATTCTATGGCCTTAGAAAATGTGCCTGAGCACGTTGCCATTATTATGGACGGGAACGGTCGCTGGGCTAAAGATCGTGGATTGCCACGAATGGCAGGTCATCATTCCGGCATGAAAGCGGTCAAACGGATTACGATGGCAGCTGATCGGTTAGGCGTCAAATATTTGACGTTATACGCGTTTTCAACGGAAAACTGGAAAAGACCGAAAGCAGAAGTTGATTTTCTCATGAAGCTGCCACAGCAATTTCTTGAGATTGAATTAGAAGAGTTAATTGCAAACAATGTTCAAGTCCGTATGATGGGTCATAAAGAGGAATTGCCATCGTTCACCATTAGCGCTGTAGAAGAAGCAATCGTAAAGACGGCAAATAATACAGGACTCGTATTGAATTTTGCTTTGAATTATGGAAGTCGGATGGAAATGCTTGATGCTGTAAAAAATATCGCTGCCGAGGTACAACAGGGTCGCTTAGCCATTGATGATATAGATGATAAGGTTATGGCGGATCGATTACTGACAAGCGGAATGCCAGATCCGGATTTATTGATTCGGACAAGTGGTGAGCTGCGTTTAAGTAATTTCATGATGTGGCAGCTTGCATACAGTGAATTATGGTTTACGGATGTGTATTGGCCAGAGTTTACAGAAACGCATTTCCAAGAGGCGATACTGGAATATCAGCGCCGTGCACGACGGTATGGTGGATTGTAG
- the rseP gene encoding RIP metalloprotease RseP: protein MHMIQVVFLTVLVFFVIVSIHEWGHYFFAKRAGILVREFAIGFGPKLISVKRGETRYTLRLIPAGGFVRMAGEDPEIIDVQPGQTIAVRLKDNLVTRLYLDRLDERSSVVRGEIVSIDLENKLSVTLDIEGENESFSVHPTALMISRGKETQIAPLDRQFGSKTVAQRALAIFAGPMMNFVLAFVLFAAYIQMAGIPVESPDKLLVGQISENMPASKVDLKEGDVIDTVNGVKIGIDFDKMIEIIGKSPNIPVTMEIIRDGIAKQVVITPEPNEEGVGKVGISAALPTRSATFTETFTGSAKLMKNMTVSIFEGFKMLIFGQFKLDDLGGPVRTAEVTSQIAKQGIAQLTSWTALLSLYLGIFNLLPIPALDGSRLIFLGIEAIRRRPIDPNRESMVHFVGFALIMLLMLVVTYNDILRLVRGE, encoded by the coding sequence ATGCACATGATTCAAGTCGTCTTTTTGACTGTACTCGTCTTTTTCGTGATCGTATCGATCCATGAATGGGGTCATTACTTTTTCGCCAAGCGTGCGGGTATATTAGTTCGAGAATTTGCAATTGGTTTTGGGCCGAAGCTCATTTCGGTGAAACGCGGTGAGACTAGATACACGCTAAGATTAATACCTGCAGGTGGATTCGTGCGAATGGCAGGCGAGGACCCTGAAATCATCGATGTCCAACCAGGCCAAACCATAGCTGTCCGCCTGAAAGATAATCTAGTGACCAGGCTGTATTTGGATCGCCTTGATGAGCGCAGCTCTGTAGTTCGCGGTGAAATTGTCTCCATAGATCTTGAGAACAAGCTGTCTGTTACATTGGACATTGAAGGAGAGAACGAGAGCTTCTCCGTACATCCTACAGCGCTAATGATCTCTAGAGGCAAGGAAACACAAATCGCACCGCTGGATAGACAATTTGGCAGTAAAACGGTTGCGCAGCGTGCGCTTGCTATTTTTGCAGGACCTATGATGAACTTTGTTCTTGCTTTCGTTTTGTTTGCTGCGTATATTCAAATGGCTGGAATTCCTGTTGAGTCGCCAGATAAGCTTTTGGTAGGACAGATTTCAGAAAATATGCCTGCCTCGAAGGTTGATCTGAAAGAGGGCGACGTCATTGATACAGTCAATGGTGTCAAAATCGGAATTGATTTTGATAAAATGATTGAAATTATCGGCAAATCTCCGAATATACCTGTTACAATGGAAATTATTCGAGATGGCATAGCCAAACAGGTTGTGATCACTCCTGAACCGAATGAAGAGGGCGTAGGCAAGGTGGGCATTAGTGCAGCACTGCCAACGCGTTCCGCGACGTTTACAGAAACGTTTACAGGCTCAGCCAAGCTTATGAAAAATATGACGGTAAGTATTTTTGAAGGCTTTAAGATGCTTATTTTTGGTCAATTCAAGCTGGATGACTTAGGTGGTCCTGTACGTACTGCTGAAGTAACGAGTCAAATTGCGAAGCAGGGAATAGCCCAGCTTACGTCATGGACTGCTTTGCTCAGCTTATATTTAGGGATTTTCAATTTGCTGCCGATACCGGCGCTGGATGGCAGTCGACTAATTTTCCTTGGAATTGAAGCGATTCGCCGTCGTCCCATTGATCCGAACCGTGAGAGCATGGTGCATTTTGTGGGTTTTGCGCTTATTATGCTTTTAATGCTTGTAGTAACCTATAATGATATTCTACGATTGGTTAGAGGGGAGTAA
- the rpsB gene encoding 30S ribosomal protein S2, whose product MAVISMKQLLEAGVHFGHQTRRWNPKMDRYIFTERNGIYIIDLQKTVKKVDEAYNFVKSIAADGGTMLFVGTKKQAQDSVKEEAERCGNFYINQRWLGGTLTNFQTIQKRIERLKQLEKWSEDGTFEVLPKKEVIILNKEKDRLEKFLGGIKGMKGLPSALFIIDPRKERIAVAEARKLGIPIVGIVDTNCDPDEIDYVIPGNDDAIRAVKLLTSKMADAIVEANQGEQTTA is encoded by the coding sequence ATGGCGGTTATTTCCATGAAACAGCTACTAGAAGCTGGGGTACACTTCGGTCATCAGACTCGTCGTTGGAACCCGAAGATGGATCGTTATATCTTCACTGAAAGAAACGGTATTTACATTATTGATTTGCAAAAAACGGTTAAAAAAGTTGACGAAGCGTACAACTTTGTTAAATCGATCGCTGCAGACGGCGGCACTATGCTGTTCGTAGGTACGAAAAAACAAGCTCAAGATTCCGTGAAAGAAGAAGCAGAGCGTTGCGGCAACTTCTACATCAACCAACGTTGGTTGGGTGGAACTTTGACTAACTTCCAAACGATTCAAAAACGTATCGAGCGTTTGAAACAACTTGAAAAATGGTCTGAGGATGGCACTTTCGAGGTTCTACCTAAGAAAGAAGTTATCATTCTTAACAAAGAAAAAGACCGTTTGGAAAAATTCCTTGGCGGTATTAAAGGAATGAAAGGTTTGCCAAGCGCGTTGTTCATTATTGATCCACGCAAAGAGCGTATTGCTGTTGCAGAAGCTCGTAAACTTGGTATCCCAATCGTTGGTATCGTTGATACTAACTGTGATCCAGACGAAATCGACTACGTAATCCCTGGTAACGATGATGCAATTCGTGCTGTTAAGTTGCTGACCTCGAAAATGGCTGATGCAATTGTTGAAGCTAATCAAGGCGAACAAACAACAGCTTAA
- the proS gene encoding proline--tRNA ligase — MSKDKQFVTEITPQGEDFSRWYIDVIKKAELMDYSPVRGCIVFRPEGYELWENIQKDLDRRFKETGHRNAYFPIFIPESFFQKEKEHVEGFNPELPWVTEAAGEKLEERLAIRPTSETMFGHMYSKWIQSYRDLPLLINQWANVVRWEKRTLPFLRTSEFLWQEGHTAHETEGEARQETMQMLDVYTQFLEEFLAIPVIKGEKTPSERFAGAVDTYSIEAMMKDGKAVQAGTSHYLGTKFAVAFDIKFLDRENTLQFAHTTSWGVSTRLIGALVMVHGDDRGLVLPPKVAPTQVIMIPIGPAKMREQVVGRVDELYAELKKAGVRVRVDDRADITPGWKFNEYEMRGVPLRLELGPRDMENGQVVLVSRVTGEKRIVQQANLVAEIEAMLEETHLEMFNRAKQFRADNSRTVDTLDEMKSFLEEQRGFVEAGWCGSAACEKQVKEETGATSRNIPFEPSVHKETCLVCGDSAKHTVVFARAY; from the coding sequence ATGTCTAAAGATAAACAATTTGTTACTGAAATTACGCCGCAGGGCGAGGATTTCTCCAGATGGTATATTGATGTCATCAAAAAAGCAGAGCTCATGGATTATTCACCTGTCCGTGGCTGCATTGTGTTCCGTCCAGAAGGCTATGAGCTTTGGGAGAATATTCAGAAGGATCTAGATCGTCGTTTTAAAGAAACGGGTCATCGCAACGCTTATTTCCCGATTTTTATTCCTGAGAGCTTTTTTCAAAAGGAGAAAGAGCATGTTGAGGGCTTTAACCCTGAGCTGCCTTGGGTAACGGAGGCGGCAGGCGAGAAGCTCGAGGAGCGGCTTGCGATCCGTCCAACATCGGAGACGATGTTTGGTCATATGTACTCCAAATGGATTCAGTCCTATCGCGATCTTCCTTTGCTGATCAACCAATGGGCCAATGTGGTTCGCTGGGAGAAGCGGACGCTGCCATTCCTGCGTACTAGCGAATTTTTATGGCAGGAAGGCCATACCGCTCATGAGACAGAAGGGGAAGCACGTCAAGAGACGATGCAAATGCTGGATGTTTATACTCAGTTCTTAGAAGAGTTTCTTGCAATTCCGGTTATTAAAGGTGAAAAAACACCATCAGAACGGTTTGCGGGCGCTGTTGATACGTATTCGATCGAAGCTATGATGAAGGACGGGAAAGCCGTCCAAGCGGGTACTTCCCATTATCTTGGGACAAAATTTGCCGTTGCTTTCGATATCAAGTTTTTAGATCGTGAGAATACCCTTCAATTCGCACACACTACGTCATGGGGGGTAAGCACTAGACTTATCGGTGCCCTTGTCATGGTTCATGGCGATGATCGCGGACTGGTGCTGCCTCCGAAGGTTGCTCCAACTCAAGTGATTATGATTCCAATCGGTCCTGCAAAAATGCGTGAGCAAGTAGTTGGACGTGTAGACGAGCTGTATGCTGAGCTTAAAAAAGCTGGCGTGCGGGTTCGTGTAGATGATCGTGCTGATATTACCCCGGGCTGGAAATTTAATGAGTATGAAATGCGCGGTGTTCCACTTCGCCTAGAGCTTGGTCCACGTGATATGGAAAATGGACAAGTTGTACTCGTTTCAAGGGTTACAGGGGAAAAACGTATTGTTCAGCAAGCAAATCTTGTTGCTGAGATAGAGGCAATGCTTGAAGAAACACATCTTGAGATGTTTAATCGCGCCAAGCAATTCCGCGCGGATAACTCGCGCACTGTAGATACATTAGATGAAATGAAGAGTTTTCTTGAAGAACAGCGCGGCTTCGTAGAAGCTGGCTGGTGTGGATCAGCTGCTTGTGAGAAGCAGGTGAAGGAAGAAACTGGCGCAACAAGCCGGAATATACCTTTTGAGCCGTCCGTTCATAAGGAAACTTGCCTTGTATGCGGCGATTCAGCTAAGCATACTGTAGTTTTTGCACGAGCTTATTAA